GGTCGAACGCAGCCTCGCCGGCCGCCATGAGCTCGTTCGCGAGCGCCTCGTCATTGGCGAACATGGCGGGCAGATCGGGTCCGAGCGCGACGCGGGCGGCGCCGGTCAGCGTTGCGAAGTCGAGGATGAGTTCGGGATTGCCCTCCGCGGCCTTGGCGAGCGCATCGCCGAGGATCAGGCGGCCTTCGGCATCGGTATTGCCGATCTCGACCGTCAGGCCCTTGCGGCTCTTCAATATGTCCCCGGGGCGGAAGGCGGCGCCGGAGATCGCATTCTCGACCGCGGGGATCAGGAGGTGCAGCCGGACCGGGAGGCGCGCCTTCATGATCAGGCGGGCGAGGCCGAGCGCGTGGGCCGCGCCGCCCATGTCCTTCTTCATCAACCGCATGCCGGCCGCCATCTTGATGTCGAGGCCGCCCGAATCGAACACCACGCCCTTGCCGACGATCGCCAGGCGCGGATTCTTCGGATCGCCCCACTCGAGTTCGATCAGACGGGGCGCGCGCTGCGCGGTGGCGGCGGCGCCGACCGCATGGATCATCGGATAGCTGGCTGCGAGCTCCGCACCAATCACGGTGGCGACGCTGGCGCCGTGGTCTGCCGCGAGGTCCTCGGCCGCCTTCTGCAGCTCGGCGGGCCCAAGATCCCCGGCGGGAATGTTGACGAGATCGCGGACGAGGAAGGTCGCTTCGGCGATCGAGACGGTCTCGTCGATGCGGGCGGGCTCGTCGGTCAGGAGAATCCGCGGTCCCTTTTTCGACGGCTCCTGCTTGTAGCGCTCGAACCGATACTGGCCGAGCAGCCAGCCGAGCACCGCGGGCCCGGGGCTGCGGTCGGCGACGCGATAGGCGCCCTCGGGGAGCAGGTCCGCCGCCTTGGCGAGGCACCAGGCGCTCGGATCGTCGACATTGGCGACGCCCAGCACCACGGACCATTCGTCACCCTTTTCGCCGGGCAGCGTGGCGAACTGATAGCCCTCGGCCTTGAACGCCTGCGCCTTTACCGCCTGCCGCACCCGCTCGGGCTGGCCGCCGAGCCAGCCCTCGAAGCTCTTCTTGTCGACGAGATGGAGCGGGGTAGCGGCCTGGCCCTTGTCGGCCTGCAGAAGCGCGTTGAGGTCGGTCATAAGGTGACGGGAACTCCGTAAAGGTCGTGCTCGTCGGCATCCTCGACCAGGACCTGGACGATGTCACCCTGCTTGAGGTGGGGCGCGTCGCGCAG
This portion of the Sphingomonas sp. LY54 genome encodes:
- a CDS encoding leucyl aminopeptidase family protein — its product is MTDLNALLQADKGQAATPLHLVDKKSFEGWLGGQPERVRQAVKAQAFKAEGYQFATLPGEKGDEWSVVLGVANVDDPSAWCLAKAADLLPEGAYRVADRSPGPAVLGWLLGQYRFERYKQEPSKKGPRILLTDEPARIDETVSIAEATFLVRDLVNIPAGDLGPAELQKAAEDLAADHGASVATVIGAELAASYPMIHAVGAAATAQRAPRLIELEWGDPKNPRLAIVGKGVVFDSGGLDIKMAAGMRLMKKDMGGAAHALGLARLIMKARLPVRLHLLIPAVENAISGAAFRPGDILKSRKGLTVEIGNTDAEGRLILGDALAKAAEGNPELILDFATLTGAARVALGPDLPAMFANDEALANELMAAGEAAFDPIWRMPLWKHYNEMLASDVADLGNATDAPLAGAVTAALFLQRFVPENTAWAHFDTFAWRPIGKPGRPKGGDALGMRAAWHMLKGRYAA